One window of Robiginitalea biformata HTCC2501 genomic DNA carries:
- a CDS encoding HesB/IscA family protein, whose translation MIKVSETARQKVVSLMQEEGFNAGTDYVRVGVKSGGCSGLSYELRFDREADEADKVFEDNSVRIIVDKKSFLYLVGTTLEYSGGLNGKGFVFNNPNAQRTCGCGESFSL comes from the coding sequence ATGATCAAAGTATCGGAAACAGCCCGCCAGAAAGTCGTCTCCCTCATGCAGGAGGAAGGCTTCAACGCCGGCACGGATTACGTCCGGGTCGGGGTAAAGAGCGGCGGTTGCAGCGGTTTGTCCTACGAGCTCCGTTTTGACCGGGAAGCCGACGAGGCCGACAAGGTCTTTGAGGACAATTCCGTTCGGATTATCGTGGATAAAAAAAGCTTTTTATACCTGGTGGGGACTACGCTCGAGTACTCCGGCGGGTTGAACGGCAAGGGGTTTGTTTTTAACAACCCGAATGCCCAGCGCACCTGTGGCTGCGGGGAGAGCTTCTCCCTGTAG
- the sufB gene encoding Fe-S cluster assembly protein SufB, translating into MAYTEEELKKELETKEYEYGFYTDIESDTLPKGLSEEIVIAISKKKEEPDWMTEWRLEAFRHWKEMVEPEWANIHYKKPDFQNISYYSAPNKKPKYESLDEVDPELLDTFKKLGIPIEEQKKLAGVAVDFVMDSVSVATTFKKTLAEKGIIFCSISEAIKEHPELVRKYLGTVVPRKDNFYAALNSAVFSDGSFCYIPKGVRCPMELSTYFRINQAGTGQFERTLVVADKGSYVSYLEGCTAPSRDENQLHAAVVELIALDDAEIKYSTVQNWFPGDKEGKGGVYNFVTKRGLCEKNAKISWTQVETGSAITWKYPSCVLKGDNSIGEFYSIAVTNNHQQADTGTKMIHLGNNTRSTIISKGISAGRSQNSYRGLVQIGRRAKNARNFSQCDSLLMGNECGAHTFPYIEANNSTAQIEHEATTSKIGEDQIFYCNQRGIDTEKAIALIVNGFSKEVLNKLPMEFAVEAQKLLEISLEGSVG; encoded by the coding sequence ATGGCTTATACTGAAGAAGAACTCAAGAAGGAACTCGAAACCAAGGAATACGAGTACGGATTCTACACGGATATCGAGTCGGATACGCTGCCCAAAGGGCTCAGCGAGGAAATTGTCATCGCCATCTCCAAAAAGAAAGAGGAGCCCGACTGGATGACCGAATGGCGGCTCGAGGCATTCCGCCACTGGAAGGAAATGGTGGAGCCGGAATGGGCCAACATCCACTATAAAAAACCCGATTTCCAGAACATTTCCTACTATTCCGCCCCGAATAAAAAGCCCAAGTACGAGAGCCTGGACGAAGTAGATCCGGAACTGCTCGACACTTTCAAGAAACTCGGCATCCCGATCGAGGAGCAGAAGAAGCTGGCCGGGGTGGCCGTGGATTTTGTGATGGACTCGGTTTCGGTGGCCACCACGTTTAAGAAAACCCTGGCGGAGAAGGGCATTATTTTCTGTTCCATCTCCGAGGCGATCAAGGAACACCCGGAACTCGTACGCAAGTACCTGGGTACGGTGGTACCCCGGAAAGATAACTTTTACGCCGCCCTGAATTCAGCGGTATTTTCCGACGGGTCGTTCTGCTACATCCCAAAAGGGGTGCGCTGCCCGATGGAGCTCTCCACCTACTTCCGGATCAACCAGGCCGGTACCGGCCAGTTCGAACGAACGCTGGTGGTGGCCGATAAAGGCAGCTACGTGAGTTACCTGGAAGGGTGCACCGCTCCCTCCCGGGACGAAAACCAGCTTCACGCCGCCGTGGTGGAACTCATCGCCCTGGACGATGCGGAGATCAAATACTCCACGGTCCAGAACTGGTTCCCCGGCGACAAGGAAGGCAAGGGCGGGGTCTACAATTTCGTGACCAAGCGCGGGCTCTGCGAGAAAAACGCCAAGATATCATGGACCCAGGTGGAAACCGGGTCGGCGATTACCTGGAAGTACCCTTCCTGCGTGTTGAAAGGAGACAATTCCATCGGGGAATTCTACTCGATTGCCGTTACCAACAACCACCAGCAGGCCGATACGGGCACCAAGATGATTCACCTGGGCAACAATACCCGCAGTACGATCATCTCCAAGGGAATCTCCGCCGGCCGCTCCCAAAACAGCTACCGCGGGCTCGTACAGATTGGGCGCCGGGCCAAAAATGCCCGGAATTTCTCCCAGTGCGACTCCCTGCTCATGGGCAACGAATGCGGAGCGCATACCTTCCCGTATATCGAGGCGAACAACAGCACGGCCCAGATTGAACACGAGGCAACCACGAGCAAGATCGGGGAAGACCAGATCTTCTATTGCAACCAGCGCGGCATCGACACGGAAAAAGCCATTGCGCTCATCGTAAACGGATTCAGCAAGGAAGTGCTGAACAAACTGCCGATGGAATTCGCAGTGGAAGCACAAAAATTATTGGAAATCAGCCTGGAAGGTTCTGTCGGATAA
- the sufC gene encoding Fe-S cluster assembly ATPase SufC, producing MLKIKNLHAGVENKKILKGINLEVNPGEVHAIMGPNGSGKSTLASVIAGKEEFNVSRGKILFEGEDIDEMSPEERAHNGIFLSFQYPVEIPGVSVTNFMKTAINESRKAKGEPDMPANQMLKLIREKAELLEIDRKFLSRSLNEGFSGGEKKRNEIFQMAMMQPKLGILDETDSGLDIDALRIVANGVNRLRSEDNAFVVITHYQRLLDYIVPDFVHVIHDGKIVKSGDKELALELEEKGYDWIKQEAVL from the coding sequence ATGCTCAAGATAAAAAACCTGCACGCAGGCGTAGAAAACAAAAAGATCCTCAAAGGCATCAACCTGGAGGTGAACCCCGGGGAAGTCCATGCCATCATGGGCCCCAACGGCTCGGGCAAGAGTACCCTGGCCTCGGTAATCGCCGGCAAGGAGGAATTCAACGTAAGTCGCGGGAAAATCCTCTTCGAAGGTGAGGACATCGACGAGATGTCCCCCGAGGAACGCGCCCATAACGGGATCTTCCTCTCCTTCCAGTACCCGGTGGAAATCCCCGGGGTATCGGTGACGAATTTTATGAAAACGGCCATCAACGAATCGCGCAAAGCCAAAGGGGAGCCGGATATGCCGGCCAACCAGATGCTGAAGCTCATCCGCGAGAAGGCCGAATTGCTGGAGATTGACCGGAAATTCCTGTCCCGCTCCCTGAACGAAGGGTTCTCCGGGGGGGAAAAGAAACGGAACGAAATCTTCCAGATGGCCATGATGCAACCGAAGCTCGGCATCCTGGACGAGACGGATTCCGGGCTGGATATCGATGCCCTCCGCATCGTTGCCAACGGGGTCAACCGCCTCCGCAGCGAGGACAACGCCTTTGTGGTAATTACCCACTACCAGCGGCTGCTGGACTACATCGTCCCGGACTTTGTACACGTAATTCACGACGGGAAGATCGTCAAGTCTGGCGACAAGGAACTCGCCCTGGAGCTCGAGGAAAAGGGATACGACTGGATTAAACAGGAAGCGGTACTCTAA